The Staphylococcus sp. KG4-3 genome has a window encoding:
- a CDS encoding AraC family transcriptional regulator translates to MDVIKQIQQAIVYIEDHLLEPFHLQSLSDYVGLSPYHLDQSFKMIVGQSPTEYARARRMTLAAKEIISGSSRLVDVAKKYNYANTNDFANDFSDFHGVSPIQVNTKRDELKMQARLYIKLTTTEKPPNAYRLEDTQGISLVGYAQFVDSEHLENPFKVPDFLDDLLNEGKITELQRYNDISPHELFVVNCPLDEGMEIFVGVPSERYPAHLESRFLPERQYAKFNLQGELDYVVNEAWYYIETSLQMTLPYEHNSLYVEIYPFDISFDDPFTKVQLWMPVDQEQYVTDDF, encoded by the coding sequence TTGGACGTTATCAAGCAAATACAACAGGCAATTGTTTATATTGAGGATCATTTGCTAGAGCCTTTTCATTTGCAATCACTCAGTGATTACGTTGGTCTTTCACCTTATCATCTTGATCAATCTTTTAAAATGATAGTTGGTCAATCCCCCACTGAATATGCTAGAGCTCGTAGAATGACTTTGGCAGCAAAAGAAATTATCAGTGGATCAAGTCGATTAGTAGATGTTGCAAAAAAGTATAATTATGCTAACACAAATGATTTTGCAAATGACTTTAGCGATTTTCATGGTGTCTCACCTATACAAGTAAATACAAAGCGTGATGAATTAAAGATGCAAGCTCGACTTTATATCAAACTTACAACAACAGAAAAACCGCCAAATGCTTATCGTTTAGAGGATACACAAGGTATTTCATTAGTGGGTTATGCTCAGTTTGTTGATTCAGAACATTTAGAAAATCCATTTAAAGTGCCAGACTTTTTAGACGATTTACTAAATGAAGGGAAAATAACTGAGCTTCAACGCTATAATGATATTAGCCCACATGAATTGTTTGTCGTTAACTGTCCATTAGATGAAGGCATGGAAATATTTGTTGGTGTTCCAAGTGAAAGATACCCTGCTCATCTAGAAAGTCGTTTTTTACCAGAAAGACAATATGCAAAATTTAATTTGCAAGGAGAACTCGATTACGTAGTAAATGAAGCATGGTATTATATTGAAACTAGCTTACAGATGACTTTGCCGTACGAACATAATAGTCTTTATGTAGAAATTTATCCTTTCGATATTTCATTTGACGATCCATTCACTAAAGTTCAATTATGGATGCCTGTCGATCAAGAACAATATGTAACAGATGATTTTTAA
- a CDS encoding alpha-glucosidase, protein MNKQWWKEAVAYQVYPRSFNDSNNDGIGDLPGVIEKLDYLNELGIDVIWLSPMYKSPNDDNGYDISDYTDIMDEFGTMDDFNSLLEGVHQRGMKLILDLVVNHTSDEHPWFIESKSSKDNPKRDWYIWQEPKPDGSEPNNWESIFNGSTWEYDEITGEYYFHLFSKKQPDLNWDNSEVRNAIFEMMNWWFEKGIDGFRVDAITHIKKSFEAGDLPVPEGKTYAPAFDVDMNQPGIQSWLQEMKEKSLSQYDVMTVGEANGVNPENAVEWVGENEGKFNMIFQFEHLGLWNTGDSKFDVKAYKDVLNRWQKQLENIGWNALFIENHDQPRRVSTWGDDQSYWYESATSHAIVYFLQQGTPFIYQGQEIGMTNYPFESVETFNDVAVINEYNIVKSQNGDVSALLEKHKMENRDNSRTPMQWNDQTNGGFSEHTPWFPVNPNYKAINVASQQQDPNSILNFYKSLIILKKSDDIYTYGTFDLVDKNNEQVFAYTRILNNKKVLIVGNLTNQTATFKYNGPINKNNILLHNYNDEAIDINAIKPFEAFVVSI, encoded by the coding sequence ATGAACAAACAATGGTGGAAAGAAGCAGTAGCTTACCAAGTTTATCCGAGAAGTTTTAATGATTCTAATAATGATGGTATTGGCGATTTACCTGGTGTTATTGAAAAGTTAGATTACTTAAATGAATTAGGGATTGATGTGATATGGTTAAGCCCTATGTATAAATCCCCTAACGATGATAACGGTTATGATATTAGTGATTATACTGATATTATGGATGAATTTGGAACAATGGATGATTTTAATTCATTGCTTGAAGGTGTTCATCAACGTGGCATGAAATTGATTCTTGATCTAGTTGTTAATCATACTTCTGATGAACATCCATGGTTTATAGAATCCAAATCCAGTAAAGATAATCCTAAACGTGATTGGTATATATGGCAAGAACCAAAACCTGATGGATCAGAACCTAATAATTGGGAAAGTATATTTAATGGTTCTACATGGGAATATGATGAAATAACAGGTGAATATTACTTCCACTTATTTAGTAAAAAACAGCCAGACTTAAATTGGGACAATTCAGAGGTTCGTAATGCTATTTTTGAAATGATGAATTGGTGGTTTGAAAAAGGAATCGATGGTTTTAGAGTAGATGCTATCACTCATATTAAGAAATCGTTTGAAGCAGGAGATTTACCTGTACCAGAAGGCAAAACTTATGCCCCTGCATTTGATGTGGATATGAACCAACCTGGAATTCAAAGTTGGTTACAAGAAATGAAAGAAAAATCATTGAGTCAGTACGATGTTATGACAGTCGGTGAAGCAAATGGTGTAAATCCGGAAAATGCAGTGGAATGGGTAGGGGAAAACGAAGGAAAGTTTAATATGATATTCCAATTTGAGCATTTAGGCTTATGGAATACTGGTGATTCTAAATTTGATGTCAAAGCCTATAAAGATGTTCTTAATAGATGGCAGAAGCAATTAGAGAATATAGGATGGAATGCATTATTTATAGAGAACCATGACCAACCTCGTCGCGTCTCTACATGGGGTGACGACCAAAGTTATTGGTATGAATCAGCTACAAGCCATGCTATTGTTTATTTCTTACAACAAGGTACGCCATTTATTTACCAAGGACAAGAAATTGGTATGACAAACTATCCTTTTGAAAGTGTAGAAACCTTCAATGATGTTGCAGTAATTAACGAATATAATATTGTTAAATCACAAAATGGAGATGTTTCTGCATTATTGGAAAAACATAAAATGGAAAACAGGGATAATTCAAGAACACCAATGCAATGGAATGACCAAACAAATGGTGGTTTTTCAGAACATACTCCTTGGTTTCCTGTAAACCCAAATTATAAAGCAATTAATGTTGCTAGTCAGCAACAAGATCCAAACTCAATATTAAACTTTTATAAATCATTAATTATTTTAAAAAAATCTGATGATATATACACATACGGTACATTCGACTTAGTAGATAAGAATAATGAACAAGTATTTGCTTATACTAGAATATTAAATAATAAAAAAGTACTAATTGTAGGTAATTTAACAAATCAAACTGCTACGTTTAAATATAATGGCCCAATAAACAAGAATAATATTTTACTTCATAATTATAATGATGAAGCAATAGACATTAATGCTATAAAGCCATTTGAAGCATTTGTTGTATCTATATAA
- a CDS encoding LacI family DNA-binding transcriptional regulator, with amino-acid sequence MVTIKDIAQAANVSASTVSRVIRGNPRISTHTREKVKATMKAFNYQPNQAARTLATKQSNTIGIIQKSASIEDSQNPFVIDVLSGIFSECKNHGYSTISTTNNETIGIELEVQEMIHYHSVDGFIVLYSKKDDPIIDILKAHAMPYVIIGKSLTNDGIIHIDNDNVSASQSLTRLLIDKGHNKFLFVAETGDYEVVKDRVAGHLKAIEQAGSLTEIVYFDKNRQHIRSFFQELIKYRTLPTIVITTDTLLNHLILSVFYELKLHIPTDIQTATFNDSYLNVFASPPQTTVNIYPKSLGEVAAESVINVIQGHDIVDFNKLIQTTIIERDSTTTIQGV; translated from the coding sequence ATGGTCACAATTAAAGATATTGCACAAGCTGCAAATGTTTCAGCTTCAACTGTTTCAAGAGTCATTCGTGGTAATCCAAGAATTAGTACGCATACACGTGAAAAAGTAAAGGCAACTATGAAAGCTTTCAATTATCAACCAAATCAAGCGGCGAGAACGTTAGCAACAAAACAGTCAAATACAATTGGTATTATACAAAAGTCTGCTTCTATTGAAGATAGTCAAAACCCATTTGTTATAGATGTACTTTCAGGTATTTTTAGTGAATGTAAAAACCATGGTTATTCCACAATTTCAACTACAAATAATGAGACTATAGGAATAGAACTAGAAGTGCAGGAAATGATTCATTATCATTCTGTTGATGGATTTATAGTACTTTATTCTAAAAAGGATGATCCTATAATTGATATATTAAAGGCACATGCTATGCCGTATGTGATTATTGGTAAATCTTTAACAAATGATGGCATCATACATATAGACAATGACAATGTTAGTGCATCACAATCATTAACACGTCTATTAATTGATAAAGGACATAATAAATTTTTATTTGTAGCAGAAACTGGCGACTATGAAGTTGTAAAAGATAGAGTAGCAGGGCATCTAAAAGCTATAGAACAGGCTGGCTCACTTACAGAAATTGTATATTTTGATAAAAATCGCCAACATATTAGGTCATTTTTTCAAGAGCTCATTAAATATCGTACATTACCTACTATCGTAATTACAACCGACACGTTACTGAATCACCTGATATTGAGTGTGTTTTATGAATTAAAGTTGCATATTCCTACAGATATTCAAACAGCAACATTTAACGATTCTTATCTAAATGTATTTGCATCTCCACCACAAACAACGGTGAATATCTATCCAAAATCACTCGGTGAAGTAGCAGCTGAATCAGTTATAAACGTAATCCAAGGGCACGATATAGTAGATTTTAATAAATTAATACAAACAACAATTATTGAACGTGATTCAACGACAACAATTCAGGGGGTATAG
- the gndA gene encoding NADP-dependent phosphogluconate dehydrogenase yields MTQQIGVVGLAVMGKNLAWNIESRGYSVSVFNRSSAKTDEMVTESEGKNIHPTYSIEEFVNSLEKPRKILLMVKAGPATDATIESLLPLLDNDDILIDGGNTNYQDTIRRNKALAESGVNFIGMGVSGGEVGALTGPSLMPGGQEEAFDKVSHILESISAKADDGAACVAYIGPNGAGHYVKMVHNGIEYADMQLIAESYAMMKDLLGMSHEEISKTFKDWNAGELSSYLIEITGDIFTKLDEGKDEALVEQILDTAGQKGTGKWTSINALELGIPLTIITESVFARFISSIKEERVNASKQLNGPSAKFEGSKDEFLEKIRKALYMSKICSYAQGFAQMRKASEDNEWNLKLGELAMIWREGCIIRAQFLQKIKEAYDNDTELQNLLLDPYFKDIVTNYQDALRDVVATGVQNGVPTPGFSASINYYDSYRSENLPANLIQAQRDYFGAHTYERKDRDGVFHTQWIED; encoded by the coding sequence ATGACACAACAAATTGGTGTAGTAGGTTTAGCCGTAATGGGTAAAAACCTAGCTTGGAATATTGAATCACGTGGATACAGCGTTTCGGTTTTTAATCGCTCATCTGCAAAAACGGATGAAATGGTTACAGAATCTGAAGGTAAAAACATACATCCAACGTACTCTATAGAGGAATTTGTTAATTCTCTAGAAAAGCCCCGCAAAATTTTATTAATGGTTAAAGCTGGACCTGCAACAGATGCAACAATTGAGAGCTTATTACCATTATTAGATAACGATGATATCTTAATTGATGGTGGTAATACGAACTATCAAGATACTATTAGACGTAATAAAGCACTTGCTGAGAGTGGTGTTAACTTTATCGGAATGGGTGTATCTGGTGGTGAAGTTGGGGCATTAACTGGTCCTTCATTAATGCCAGGCGGTCAAGAAGAAGCATTCGATAAAGTAAGTCATATTTTAGAATCAATCTCAGCCAAAGCTGATGACGGAGCTGCTTGTGTCGCTTATATTGGCCCTAACGGTGCTGGTCATTACGTAAAAATGGTCCACAATGGCATTGAATATGCAGATATGCAATTAATTGCAGAAAGTTATGCAATGATGAAAGATTTACTAGGTATGTCTCATGAAGAAATTTCAAAAACTTTTAAAGATTGGAATGCTGGCGAATTATCAAGTTATCTAATCGAAATTACTGGTGATATCTTTACTAAACTAGATGAAGGTAAAGACGAAGCTTTAGTTGAACAAATTCTAGATACTGCCGGCCAAAAAGGTACAGGTAAATGGACATCAATCAACGCTTTAGAATTAGGTATTCCACTGACAATTATTACTGAGTCAGTATTTGCTCGTTTTATTTCTTCAATAAAAGAAGAGCGTGTTAACGCTTCTAAACAATTAAATGGTCCAAGTGCTAAATTCGAAGGAAGTAAAGATGAGTTCCTTGAAAAAATTCGTAAAGCATTATATATGAGTAAAATTTGTTCATATGCACAAGGTTTCGCTCAAATGAGAAAAGCTAGTGAAGATAACGAATGGAATTTAAAACTTGGCGAATTAGCTATGATTTGGCGTGAAGGTTGTATTATTCGTGCGCAATTCCTACAAAAAATCAAAGAAGCATATGATAATGATACTGAATTACAAAACTTATTATTAGATCCATACTTCAAAGATATTGTAACGAATTATCAAGATGCATTACGTGATGTAGTCGCAACTGGTGTTCAAAACGGTGTACCAACACCTGGTTTCTCTGCAAGTATTAACTATTATGATAGTTATCGCTCAGAAAACTTACCAGCTAACTTAATCCAAGCTCAACGTGATTATTTTGGCGCACATACTTATGAGCGTAAAGATCGTGATGGCGTATTCCATACACAATGGATTGAAGATTAA
- a CDS encoding M20/M25/M40 family metallo-hydrolase: protein MINKQRLIDTFLELVQINSESGKEQAIQQFLKSKFETLGVIVKEDNASSNENLGANNLVCTLKATENMDNVDKVYFTSHMDTVTPGVNIKPQIKDDGYIYSDGTTILGADDKAGLASILELVQTINDNKLSHGQIQFVITVGEESGLEGAKALDHTLLDADYGYAIDASVDVGKTVTHAPTQMKVNATIYGKTAHASTPNKGISAINIAAKAVSEMKLGQIDEFTTANIGRFEGGSATNIVADKVTLKAEARSHSESSIQAQVEHMQSVFEETAQKYGCTADVEIIKSYPGFEIANDALVTKVAKSSAVALGLAPEAVIASGGSDGNIINQLGIPTVILGVGYENIHTTDERMPVSSLNLLAEQLIKIVEIISQKS, encoded by the coding sequence ATGATAAATAAACAACGTCTTATTGATACTTTCTTAGAATTAGTACAAATCAATTCTGAGAGCGGTAAGGAACAAGCCATACAACAATTCCTTAAATCCAAATTTGAAACTTTAGGCGTTATTGTAAAAGAAGATAACGCAAGCAGTAATGAAAATTTGGGAGCTAATAATTTAGTTTGCACATTAAAAGCAACAGAAAATATGGATAATGTAGATAAAGTATATTTTACAAGTCACATGGACACAGTAACTCCAGGTGTAAATATTAAACCACAAATTAAAGATGATGGATACATATATTCTGATGGAACTACTATTCTAGGTGCTGATGATAAAGCTGGATTGGCATCTATCTTAGAACTTGTACAAACAATAAATGACAATAAATTATCACATGGTCAAATACAATTCGTTATAACAGTGGGTGAAGAATCTGGATTAGAGGGAGCAAAAGCTTTAGATCATACATTATTGGATGCTGATTACGGTTATGCAATTGATGCAAGTGTTGATGTGGGCAAGACAGTTACCCACGCTCCTACACAAATGAAAGTTAATGCAACAATATATGGGAAAACAGCACATGCAAGCACACCTAATAAGGGGATAAGTGCAATTAATATTGCAGCAAAAGCCGTAAGTGAAATGAAGTTAGGTCAAATTGATGAGTTTACAACTGCTAACATCGGCCGCTTTGAAGGGGGATCTGCTACAAATATCGTTGCAGATAAAGTTACTCTTAAAGCTGAAGCGCGATCACATTCTGAGTCAAGTATACAGGCTCAAGTGGAACATATGCAGTCTGTTTTTGAAGAAACAGCTCAAAAATACGGCTGTACTGCTGATGTTGAAATAATAAAAAGTTATCCTGGCTTTGAAATTGCAAATGATGCGCTAGTTACCAAAGTAGCTAAGTCAAGTGCTGTCGCTTTAGGATTAGCTCCTGAGGCTGTGATTGCTAGCGGTGGATCAGATGGCAACATCATCAATCAATTAGGTATACCAACTGTAATTTTAGGTGTAGGCTATGAAAATATCCATACTACTGATGAACGTATGCCTGTTAGTTCATTAAACCTGTTAGCAGAACAGTTAATTAAGATTGTTGAAATAATTAGTCAGAAATCTTAA
- the prli42 gene encoding stressosome-associated protein Prli42, whose protein sequence is MNNNKVLRVIIVVMLVAVVLALILTSVVPLVN, encoded by the coding sequence TTGAACAATAATAAAGTATTGAGAGTTATTATCGTAGTAATGTTAGTAGCTGTTGTACTTGCATTGATATTAACAAGTGTCGTTCCACTAGTGAATTAA
- a CDS encoding aromatic acid exporter family protein, producing MMSLNPYRIGFRTIKTAVGMALGIIIAKLMGLDNFASSAILVVLCIKHTKVHSLQAIVSRFVSCLMVLILGSVAFSMLGQSAIVLGLIVLFFIPLTVVFKVQEGVVTSCVILLHVFNASAIDLKLFYNEILLLIVGLGIAFLMNVIMPSLDSNLKHYKQEIEQQFTYIFEQFSNTCIKPNNNVNIAFDELKYTIRKAKSIAFRDVKNHFVRNENSYYHYFDMREEQLELLRRMSLIIENIETKDCLLSKISNLFAEVATNVNSNDYTVLRLHSLYEIRLELNELELPTSHEGFRTRANLFQLLNELEAYLAVKSQFGSLRLHSDQKSAAT from the coding sequence ATGATGAGTTTAAATCCATATCGGATCGGATTTAGAACAATTAAGACTGCAGTTGGAATGGCGCTAGGAATCATAATTGCTAAATTAATGGGTTTAGATAATTTTGCTTCCAGTGCCATTTTAGTTGTTTTGTGCATCAAACATACTAAAGTGCATTCACTACAAGCAATTGTTTCTCGTTTTGTATCATGTCTTATGGTTCTAATTCTAGGTTCTGTTGCTTTTAGTATGTTAGGGCAAAGCGCGATTGTTTTAGGTCTAATTGTACTGTTTTTTATACCGTTAACAGTAGTATTTAAAGTGCAAGAAGGCGTTGTAACCAGTTGTGTCATTTTATTACACGTTTTCAATGCGTCAGCCATTGATTTAAAATTGTTTTACAATGAGATTCTGCTTTTAATCGTAGGTCTGGGTATTGCATTCTTAATGAACGTTATTATGCCTAGTTTAGATAGTAATTTAAAACATTATAAACAAGAAATCGAACAACAATTCACTTATATTTTTGAGCAGTTTAGCAATACATGTATAAAGCCAAATAATAATGTGAATATAGCTTTTGACGAATTAAAATATACAATTCGCAAAGCAAAATCTATCGCTTTTAGAGATGTTAAAAATCATTTTGTTAGAAATGAAAACTCTTATTACCATTATTTTGATATGCGTGAGGAACAATTAGAGCTTTTACGCCGTATGTCTTTAATCATTGAAAATATTGAGACCAAAGACTGTTTATTGTCTAAAATATCTAATTTGTTTGCAGAAGTAGCTACCAATGTAAATAGCAATGATTACACTGTGTTGCGACTGCACTCATTATATGAAATAAGGTTAGAATTAAATGAATTAGAATTGCCAACTTCGCATGAAGGATTTAGAACGCGTGCAAATCTATTTCAATTATTGAATGAATTAGAAGCATATTTAGCTGTTAAATCGCAATTTGGCTCATTACGTCTACACAGCGATCAAAAATCTGCAGCAACATAA
- the brxB gene encoding bacilliredoxin BrxB produces MDLNFDLYMTDVVNQARNEIEEAGYEQLTSAEEVDNVLKQEGTTLVMVNSVCGCAGGIARPAAAHALHYDKLPNRLVTVFAGQDKEATQQARDYFEGLAPSSPSFALVKDGKVTEMIERHQIEGHDVMDVINQLQNLFDTYCDEK; encoded by the coding sequence ATGGATTTAAACTTTGATTTATATATGACAGATGTAGTTAATCAAGCACGTAATGAAATAGAAGAAGCAGGTTACGAGCAATTAACATCTGCAGAAGAAGTAGATAATGTTTTAAAACAAGAGGGAACAACATTAGTAATGGTCAACTCTGTTTGTGGATGTGCAGGTGGTATTGCAAGACCAGCAGCCGCACATGCATTGCACTATGATAAATTACCAAATCGTCTTGTTACTGTGTTTGCTGGTCAAGATAAAGAAGCTACACAACAAGCTAGAGACTATTTTGAAGGTTTAGCTCCATCAAGTCCATCGTTCGCCTTAGTCAAAGATGGTAAAGTCACAGAAATGATTGAAAGGCACCAAATCGAAGGTCATGATGTGATGGATGTGATTAATCAATTACAAAACTTATTCGACACTTATTGTGACGAAAAATAG
- a CDS encoding dihydrolipoamide acetyltransferase family protein, with the protein MEIKMPKLGESVHEGTIEQWLVSVGDKVEEYDPLCEVITDKVTAEVPSSYAGTITEIKVEEGDTIAVDEIICLLDTGDEQNETEQEQSTNNQSEDVKKELQNKQSTSDNNIQNDSVSTTANTNADGPKNNGRYSPVVFKLASENQIDLDQVVGTGFEGRVTKKDIEKVIKEGISKAPSTIVAPKDSPKVSQQSAYNDPSPGSSIPVNGVRKQIAQNMVNSVNEIPHAWMMVEADATNLVKTRNYHKNSFKESEGYNLTFFAFFVKAVAEGLKAYPLLNSSWQDSEIVMHKDVNISIAVADEDKLYVPVIKNADEKSIKGIAREINELAQKARNKKLRSEDMQGGTFTVNNTGTFGSVSSMGIINHPQAAILQIESVIKKPVVIDDMIAIRNMVNLCISIDHRILDGLQAGRFMNFVKTRIEQYSIEHTSIY; encoded by the coding sequence ATGGAAATAAAAATGCCTAAACTCGGTGAAAGTGTTCATGAAGGAACTATAGAACAGTGGCTTGTCTCAGTAGGGGATAAAGTTGAAGAATATGATCCATTATGTGAAGTAATTACAGATAAAGTCACTGCAGAAGTACCTTCTTCTTATGCAGGTACAATTACTGAAATAAAAGTTGAAGAAGGCGATACTATAGCTGTAGATGAAATTATTTGTCTATTAGATACTGGTGACGAACAAAATGAAACTGAACAAGAACAATCGACTAATAATCAATCTGAAGATGTCAAAAAAGAGTTACAAAACAAGCAGTCAACAAGTGATAATAACATCCAAAATGATTCAGTTTCAACTACTGCTAATACTAATGCAGATGGACCTAAAAACAATGGCCGTTATTCACCAGTCGTGTTCAAATTAGCATCTGAAAACCAAATTGACTTAGATCAAGTTGTAGGCACAGGCTTTGAAGGGCGTGTAACAAAGAAAGATATAGAGAAAGTTATTAAAGAAGGTATCAGCAAAGCACCTTCTACAATTGTAGCGCCCAAAGATTCTCCTAAAGTCTCACAACAATCAGCGTATAATGATCCATCACCAGGTTCATCAATACCAGTTAATGGCGTACGTAAACAAATAGCTCAAAATATGGTGAACAGTGTTAACGAAATTCCCCATGCTTGGATGATGGTAGAAGCAGATGCAACTAACTTAGTTAAAACACGTAATTATCATAAGAATAGCTTTAAAGAAAGTGAAGGCTATAACCTTACATTCTTTGCATTTTTCGTTAAGGCAGTTGCAGAAGGATTAAAAGCTTATCCTTTATTAAATAGTAGTTGGCAAGATTCTGAGATAGTGATGCATAAAGATGTTAATATCTCTATAGCAGTTGCAGACGAAGATAAATTATATGTGCCTGTAATTAAAAATGCTGATGAAAAGTCAATTAAAGGTATCGCTCGAGAAATTAATGAATTAGCCCAAAAGGCACGTAACAAGAAATTACGCTCAGAAGATATGCAAGGAGGTACGTTTACCGTAAATAATACAGGTACGTTTGGCTCAGTATCTTCTATGGGTATAATTAATCATCCTCAAGCAGCAATACTGCAGATTGAATCTGTGATTAAAAAACCAGTAGTTATTGATGATATGATTGCAATTCGAAACATGGTTAACTTATGTATATCTATCGACCATCGTATCTTAGATGGCTTACAAGCAGGTAGATTTATGAACTTCGTAAAAACACGTATCGAACAATATTCAATTGAGCATACAAGTATCTACTAA
- a CDS encoding alpha-ketoacid dehydrogenase subunit beta, with the protein MPKLSYLEAIQQGLDQAMEKDDDVFVLGEDVGKKGGVFGVTLGLQQKYGEARVLDTPLAESNIVGTSIGAAMLGKRPVAEIQFAEYILPATNQIMSEAAKMRYRSNNDFHCPITIRSPFGGGIHGALYHSQSVESVFANTPGLTIVIPSTPYDAKGLLLASIESNDPVLYFEHKKAYRLLKEEVPESYYTVPIGKADVKREGDDITVFTYGLCVNYCIQAADMLSEDGINIEVVDLRTVYPLDKQTIIERAKLTGKVLLVTEDNLEGSVMSEVAAIIAENCLFDLDAPIMRLAGPDVPAMPFAPTLEDEFMINPDKIKIKMRELAEF; encoded by the coding sequence ATGCCTAAATTAAGTTACTTAGAAGCAATCCAACAAGGACTCGACCAAGCAATGGAAAAGGACGACGACGTATTTGTATTAGGTGAAGACGTCGGTAAAAAAGGTGGCGTATTTGGTGTCACTTTAGGTTTACAACAAAAATACGGTGAAGCACGTGTTTTAGATACTCCACTAGCAGAGTCTAATATCGTAGGCACAAGTATTGGCGCAGCAATGTTAGGTAAACGTCCTGTAGCAGAAATACAATTTGCCGAATATATTCTACCTGCAACAAATCAAATCATGAGTGAAGCAGCTAAAATGAGATATCGTTCAAATAATGATTTTCATTGTCCAATTACGATTCGCTCTCCATTTGGAGGCGGCATTCACGGTGCACTTTATCACTCTCAAAGCGTGGAATCTGTATTTGCAAATACACCAGGACTCACAATTGTTATTCCATCTACGCCATATGATGCGAAAGGCTTATTATTAGCTTCAATCGAATCAAATGACCCAGTATTATATTTCGAACATAAAAAAGCTTATCGCTTACTTAAAGAAGAAGTGCCAGAATCGTATTATACAGTGCCAATTGGTAAAGCTGATGTTAAGCGTGAAGGCGATGATATTACTGTATTTACCTATGGCCTATGTGTAAATTATTGTATTCAAGCAGCCGATATGCTCTCAGAAGATGGCATTAATATAGAAGTTGTTGATTTACGTACAGTATACCCATTAGACAAACAAACAATTATCGAAAGAGCAAAACTAACAGGTAAAGTTTTATTAGTTACCGAAGATAATTTAGAAGGTAGTGTTATGTCTGAAGTAGCTGCTATAATTGCAGAAAACTGTCTGTTCGACTTAGATGCCCCAATAATGAGACTCGCAGGTCCTGATGTTCCAGCGATGCCATTTGCACCAACACTCGAAGACGAGTTTATGATTAATCCAGATAAAATAAAAATTAAAATGCGTGAACTCGCAGAATTCTAA